A section of the Apodemus sylvaticus chromosome 10, mApoSyl1.1, whole genome shotgun sequence genome encodes:
- the Znf205 gene encoding zinc finger protein 205 isoform X1, which translates to MSADSQSIAATENKEKTQEVPGNEQRYGEGQEETEPLGTSRESTHVKAETEEPHSEETSQEDRTAGTQGWMSPSPDARDKGPFLPGGVLPSPWIPVLSRGGRTRERQMAAALLTAWSQMPVTFEDVALYLSREEWGRLDHTQQNFYRDILQGKNGLALGFPFSRPFWVPQVQGKGQAASSSRITGAEERRGLDSALPSHSVGSPQVHLQLAASLFTGTVEMGKVVPTLAVATLEDTKSLRTRARWAPQEDLKCGQQLASGPGAKLTRDTREEASQLKPAPTEAHPLKTAEDSGPEKPGEGEEALKGGEECLVPDGDTGKKTYKCEQCGKGFSWHSHLVTHRRTHTGEKPYTCTDCGKRFGRSSHLIQHQIIHTGEKPYTCPSCWKSFSHHSTLIQHQRIHTGEKPYVCDRCAKRFTRRSDLVTHQGTHTGAKPHKCPICAKCFTQSSALVTHQRTHTGVKPYPCPECGKCFSQRSNLIAHNRTHTGEKPYHCLDCGKSFSHSSHLTAHQRTHRGVRPYSCPLCGKSFSRRSNLHRHEKIHTTRPKALAMLMLGAAAAGALTAPRPAPT; encoded by the exons ATGTCTGCAGACAGTCAAAGCATCGCGGCTACCGAGAACAAGGAGAAAACCCAGGAG GTCCCAGGTAATGAGCAGCGCTATGGAGAGGGGCAAGAGGAGACAGAGCCCTTGGGAACCTCTCGGGAGTCAACCCATGttaaggcagagacagaagagccACACAGTGAGGAAACATCACAGGAGGACAGGACTGCAGGAACACAGGGCTGGATGTCTCCAAGTCCTGACGCTAGGGACAAAGGCCCATTCCTGCCTGGTGGAG TTCTTCCTTCACCTTGGATCCCTGTGCTGTCCCGAGGGGGACGGACCAGAGAGCGACAGATGGCCGCTGCACTCCTCACTGCCTGGTCCCAG ATGCCGGTGACCTTTGAGGATGTGGCTCTGTACCTCTCCCGGGAGGAGTGGGGAAGGCTGGACCACACACAGCAAAATTTCTACAGAGACATACTACAGGGGAAAAATGGCCTGGCTTTGG GGTTTCCCTTCAGCAGACCTTTCTGGGTCCCCCAAGTTCAAGGGAAGGGCCAGGCGGCAAGCTCTAGCAGGATCACAGGcgctgaggagaggagagggcttGATTCAG ctctGCCCTCTCATTCTGTGGGTTCTCCACAAGTTCATCTTCAGCTGGCAGCCTCTCTTTTCACAGGAACTGTGGAAATGGGGAAGGTGGTTCCCACCTTGGCTGTGGCAACCCTAGAGGACACAAAATCCCTAAGGACTAGGGCCAGGTGGGCCCCACAGGAAGACCTGAAGTGTGGTCAGCAATTAGCTAGTGGCCCAGGAGCAAAGCTGACCAGAGACACCAGGGAAGAAGCTAGTCAGCTAAAGCCAGCCCCAACCGAAGCACATCCTCTCAAGACCGCAGAGGACAGCGGCCCAGAGAAACCCGGTGAGGGGGAGGAGGCCCTGAAAGGTGGCGAAGAGTGTCTGGTACCCGACGGTGACACGGGCAAGAAGACATACAAGTGTGAACAGTGCGGCAAGGGCTTCAGTTGGCACTCGCACCTGGTGACACACCGGCGCACGCACACGGGGGAGAAGCCTTATACCTGCACGGACTGCGGCAAGCGCTTCGGCCGCAGCTCACACCTCATCCAGCACCAGATCATCCACACGGGCGAGAAGCCCTACACCTGCCCCTCGTGCTGGAAGAGCTTCAGCCACCACTCCACGCTGATCCAGCACCAGCGCATCCACACCGGCGAGAAGCCCTACGTGTGCGACCGCTGTGCCAAGCGCTTCACCCGCCGCTCGGACCTAGTCACACACCAGGGCACTCACACCGGCGCCAAGCCCCACAAGTGCCCTATCTGTGCCAAGTGCTTCACCCAGAGCTCCGCCCTGGTCACCCACCAGCGCACCCACACCGGCGTCAAGCCCTACCCGTGCCCCGAGTGCGGCAAGTGCTTCAGCCAGCGCTCCAATCTCATCGCACACAATCGCACGCACACGGGCGAGAAGCCCTACCACTGCCTCGACTGTGGCAAGAGCTTCAGCCACAGCTCGCACCTCACCGCCCACCAGCGCACCCACCGTGGCGTGCGGCCCTACTCCTGCCCACTCTGCGGCAAGAGCTTCAGCCGCCGCTCCAACCTGCACCGGCACGAGAAGATCCACACCACTAGACCCAAGGCTCTGGCCATGCTCATGCTGGGGGCGGCGGCTGCGGGGGCGCTCACAGCACCCCGACCTGCTCCCACTTAA
- the Znf205 gene encoding zinc finger protein 205 isoform X3 gives MSADSQSIAATENKEKTQEVPGNEQRYGEGQEETEPLGTSRESTHVKAETEEPHSEETSQEDRTAGTQGWMSPSPDARDKGPFLPGGVLPSPWIPVLSRGGRTRERQMAAALLTAWSQMPVTFEDVALYLSREEWGRLDHTQQNFYRDILQGKNGLALGTVEMGKVVPTLAVATLEDTKSLRTRARWAPQEDLKCGQQLASGPGAKLTRDTREEASQLKPAPTEAHPLKTAEDSGPEKPGEGEEALKGGEECLVPDGDTGKKTYKCEQCGKGFSWHSHLVTHRRTHTGEKPYTCTDCGKRFGRSSHLIQHQIIHTGEKPYTCPSCWKSFSHHSTLIQHQRIHTGEKPYVCDRCAKRFTRRSDLVTHQGTHTGAKPHKCPICAKCFTQSSALVTHQRTHTGVKPYPCPECGKCFSQRSNLIAHNRTHTGEKPYHCLDCGKSFSHSSHLTAHQRTHRGVRPYSCPLCGKSFSRRSNLHRHEKIHTTRPKALAMLMLGAAAAGALTAPRPAPT, from the exons ATGTCTGCAGACAGTCAAAGCATCGCGGCTACCGAGAACAAGGAGAAAACCCAGGAG GTCCCAGGTAATGAGCAGCGCTATGGAGAGGGGCAAGAGGAGACAGAGCCCTTGGGAACCTCTCGGGAGTCAACCCATGttaaggcagagacagaagagccACACAGTGAGGAAACATCACAGGAGGACAGGACTGCAGGAACACAGGGCTGGATGTCTCCAAGTCCTGACGCTAGGGACAAAGGCCCATTCCTGCCTGGTGGAG TTCTTCCTTCACCTTGGATCCCTGTGCTGTCCCGAGGGGGACGGACCAGAGAGCGACAGATGGCCGCTGCACTCCTCACTGCCTGGTCCCAG ATGCCGGTGACCTTTGAGGATGTGGCTCTGTACCTCTCCCGGGAGGAGTGGGGAAGGCTGGACCACACACAGCAAAATTTCTACAGAGACATACTACAGGGGAAAAATGGCCTGGCTTTGG GAACTGTGGAAATGGGGAAGGTGGTTCCCACCTTGGCTGTGGCAACCCTAGAGGACACAAAATCCCTAAGGACTAGGGCCAGGTGGGCCCCACAGGAAGACCTGAAGTGTGGTCAGCAATTAGCTAGTGGCCCAGGAGCAAAGCTGACCAGAGACACCAGGGAAGAAGCTAGTCAGCTAAAGCCAGCCCCAACCGAAGCACATCCTCTCAAGACCGCAGAGGACAGCGGCCCAGAGAAACCCGGTGAGGGGGAGGAGGCCCTGAAAGGTGGCGAAGAGTGTCTGGTACCCGACGGTGACACGGGCAAGAAGACATACAAGTGTGAACAGTGCGGCAAGGGCTTCAGTTGGCACTCGCACCTGGTGACACACCGGCGCACGCACACGGGGGAGAAGCCTTATACCTGCACGGACTGCGGCAAGCGCTTCGGCCGCAGCTCACACCTCATCCAGCACCAGATCATCCACACGGGCGAGAAGCCCTACACCTGCCCCTCGTGCTGGAAGAGCTTCAGCCACCACTCCACGCTGATCCAGCACCAGCGCATCCACACCGGCGAGAAGCCCTACGTGTGCGACCGCTGTGCCAAGCGCTTCACCCGCCGCTCGGACCTAGTCACACACCAGGGCACTCACACCGGCGCCAAGCCCCACAAGTGCCCTATCTGTGCCAAGTGCTTCACCCAGAGCTCCGCCCTGGTCACCCACCAGCGCACCCACACCGGCGTCAAGCCCTACCCGTGCCCCGAGTGCGGCAAGTGCTTCAGCCAGCGCTCCAATCTCATCGCACACAATCGCACGCACACGGGCGAGAAGCCCTACCACTGCCTCGACTGTGGCAAGAGCTTCAGCCACAGCTCGCACCTCACCGCCCACCAGCGCACCCACCGTGGCGTGCGGCCCTACTCCTGCCCACTCTGCGGCAAGAGCTTCAGCCGCCGCTCCAACCTGCACCGGCACGAGAAGATCCACACCACTAGACCCAAGGCTCTGGCCATGCTCATGCTGGGGGCGGCGGCTGCGGGGGCGCTCACAGCACCCCGACCTGCTCCCACTTAA
- the Znf205 gene encoding zinc finger protein 205 isoform X2: MSADSQSIAATENKEKTQEVPGNEQRYGEGQEETEPLGTSRESTHVKAETEEPHSEETSQEDRTAGTQGWMSPSPDARDKGPFLPGGVLPSPWIPVLSRGGRTRERQMAAALLTAWSQMPVTFEDVALYLSREEWGRLDHTQQNFYRDILQGKNGLALGFPFSRPFWVPQVQGKGQAASSSRITGAEERRGLDSGTVEMGKVVPTLAVATLEDTKSLRTRARWAPQEDLKCGQQLASGPGAKLTRDTREEASQLKPAPTEAHPLKTAEDSGPEKPGEGEEALKGGEECLVPDGDTGKKTYKCEQCGKGFSWHSHLVTHRRTHTGEKPYTCTDCGKRFGRSSHLIQHQIIHTGEKPYTCPSCWKSFSHHSTLIQHQRIHTGEKPYVCDRCAKRFTRRSDLVTHQGTHTGAKPHKCPICAKCFTQSSALVTHQRTHTGVKPYPCPECGKCFSQRSNLIAHNRTHTGEKPYHCLDCGKSFSHSSHLTAHQRTHRGVRPYSCPLCGKSFSRRSNLHRHEKIHTTRPKALAMLMLGAAAAGALTAPRPAPT, encoded by the exons ATGTCTGCAGACAGTCAAAGCATCGCGGCTACCGAGAACAAGGAGAAAACCCAGGAG GTCCCAGGTAATGAGCAGCGCTATGGAGAGGGGCAAGAGGAGACAGAGCCCTTGGGAACCTCTCGGGAGTCAACCCATGttaaggcagagacagaagagccACACAGTGAGGAAACATCACAGGAGGACAGGACTGCAGGAACACAGGGCTGGATGTCTCCAAGTCCTGACGCTAGGGACAAAGGCCCATTCCTGCCTGGTGGAG TTCTTCCTTCACCTTGGATCCCTGTGCTGTCCCGAGGGGGACGGACCAGAGAGCGACAGATGGCCGCTGCACTCCTCACTGCCTGGTCCCAG ATGCCGGTGACCTTTGAGGATGTGGCTCTGTACCTCTCCCGGGAGGAGTGGGGAAGGCTGGACCACACACAGCAAAATTTCTACAGAGACATACTACAGGGGAAAAATGGCCTGGCTTTGG GGTTTCCCTTCAGCAGACCTTTCTGGGTCCCCCAAGTTCAAGGGAAGGGCCAGGCGGCAAGCTCTAGCAGGATCACAGGcgctgaggagaggagagggcttGATTCAG GAACTGTGGAAATGGGGAAGGTGGTTCCCACCTTGGCTGTGGCAACCCTAGAGGACACAAAATCCCTAAGGACTAGGGCCAGGTGGGCCCCACAGGAAGACCTGAAGTGTGGTCAGCAATTAGCTAGTGGCCCAGGAGCAAAGCTGACCAGAGACACCAGGGAAGAAGCTAGTCAGCTAAAGCCAGCCCCAACCGAAGCACATCCTCTCAAGACCGCAGAGGACAGCGGCCCAGAGAAACCCGGTGAGGGGGAGGAGGCCCTGAAAGGTGGCGAAGAGTGTCTGGTACCCGACGGTGACACGGGCAAGAAGACATACAAGTGTGAACAGTGCGGCAAGGGCTTCAGTTGGCACTCGCACCTGGTGACACACCGGCGCACGCACACGGGGGAGAAGCCTTATACCTGCACGGACTGCGGCAAGCGCTTCGGCCGCAGCTCACACCTCATCCAGCACCAGATCATCCACACGGGCGAGAAGCCCTACACCTGCCCCTCGTGCTGGAAGAGCTTCAGCCACCACTCCACGCTGATCCAGCACCAGCGCATCCACACCGGCGAGAAGCCCTACGTGTGCGACCGCTGTGCCAAGCGCTTCACCCGCCGCTCGGACCTAGTCACACACCAGGGCACTCACACCGGCGCCAAGCCCCACAAGTGCCCTATCTGTGCCAAGTGCTTCACCCAGAGCTCCGCCCTGGTCACCCACCAGCGCACCCACACCGGCGTCAAGCCCTACCCGTGCCCCGAGTGCGGCAAGTGCTTCAGCCAGCGCTCCAATCTCATCGCACACAATCGCACGCACACGGGCGAGAAGCCCTACCACTGCCTCGACTGTGGCAAGAGCTTCAGCCACAGCTCGCACCTCACCGCCCACCAGCGCACCCACCGTGGCGTGCGGCCCTACTCCTGCCCACTCTGCGGCAAGAGCTTCAGCCGCCGCTCCAACCTGCACCGGCACGAGAAGATCCACACCACTAGACCCAAGGCTCTGGCCATGCTCATGCTGGGGGCGGCGGCTGCGGGGGCGCTCACAGCACCCCGACCTGCTCCCACTTAA